The DNA segment TCGCGGACAGGGGCAGGAAGTGGTAGATTATCATTTCGGCTTTTTAAGTTCATTGGTGAACGATATTTTCACACCAATCGAAGAGAAAGTGGTCTTGGCACAAGGTGAATTGTTGTCGACTACCCTCTACCATATTTACCTGAAATCTATCGGTGTTGCTTCTGTATTGCTTCCTGCATTGGACTTCATGAAGATTGATGAAGACAATGAGCCTGATGTTCCATACAGCACCAGACATTTACAACCTTTGCTGGATCAGCATAAGGGAAATAAACTATTCATCACTCAGGGATTCATCTGCAGAAACAGCTTTGGCGAAGTAGATAATTTAAGACGTGGTGGAAGTGATTATACCGCATCATTAATCGGCGCCGCGATCCTGGCCGAAGAGGTTCAGATCTGGACGGATATCGATGGGATGCACAACAATGATCCAAGGATCGTAAAAGGAACGAAACCTATTTCTCATCTCTCTTTTGATGAGGCTGCAGAGCTTGCCTATTTTGGGGCAAAGATTTTACACCCACAGTCGGTATTCCCGGCACAAAAATATAAGATTCCGGTACGCTTACTGAATACAATGGAGCCAGCTGCGGCAGGAACATTGATCTCTATAGATAGTGAAAAAGGAAAGATCAAATCTATCGCTGCAAAAGATGGTATTACAGCCATCAAAATCCAGTCGAGCAGAATGTTATTGGCTTACGGTTTTCTAAGAAGGGTATTCGAGATTTTTGAAAGGTATAAAACGCCAATCGATATGATCACGACTTCGGAGGTTGCCGTTTCTTTGACAATAGATTTTACGGATAACCTGGATAAGATCGTAGAAGAGCTTCATGCTTTCGGTTCGGTAGAGATCGATAATGATCAGAGTATCGTTTGTGTGGTTGGAGATTTTAGTGCAGACAAGCATGGTTATGCAGCCCGTGTACTGGATTCCATTAAACACATTCCTATTCGCATGATCTCTTACGGTGGAAGTAATTACAACATTTCCCTGCTGATCAATACGAAAGATAAAACAGAAGCTTTAAAGAGTTTACATAACCGTTTGTTTGAATAAGGAAGCGGTTTTACCGCTTCCTTAACCAGACGACAATGGCAATGATCAGGACAACCAGGAAGAAGAAGATCCTGACTCTTCTGTTGTATTCCGCAGAATTCATCTTATTGTTCCTGTAATCAATATAATTGCCAATATAGATTAAACTCAAAACAACGATAAAAAATATAATCAGATACTTGAACATTATGTTTTCCGATAAAGATATAGCACGTTTCGCGAATTTAGAAACACCCTTTTATTATTATGACCTTACTTTACTGCAAAAAACGTTAAGTGATTGCGCAGCGGCCGCTAAGGTATATAATTTTCATGTGCACTATGCCATGAAAGCAAATTTCAATCCTGCTGTTTTACAAAAGATCAAGGCCGTAGGTTTTGGTGCTGACTGTGTAAGCGGGGGCGAGGTGAATAAGGCCATCGAGATTGGCTTTGATAAAAAACAGGTTGTTTTTGCGGGAGTGGGTAAGTCCGACCGGGAGATCAATGCTGCACTGGACCATGATATTTTCTGCTTTAACGTAGAATCTGTTCAGGAGCTGGAAGTGATCAATGAACTGGCGGAAAAGAAAGGAAAGCTGGCGAGAGTGGCCATCCGTATCAATCCAAATGTAGATGCGCATACGCACCATAACATCACGACCGGATTGGATGAGAACAAATTCGGGGTTAATTCCTGGGACCTGCCTGCCTGTGCAGAGATGTTAAAGAAAAGTCCGAACCTGGAATTTATAGGGATTCACTTCCATATCGGATCGCAGATCACGAACATGGATGTCTATAAAAATTTATGTGTACGTGTGAATGAATTTGCCGGATGGTTCGAAGAACGTGGTTTCATCGTAAAAGTATTAAATGTTGGCGGTGGTTTAGGGATTGATTACCATAACCCGGAACAGCAGGTGCCGGACTTTGCTGCTTATTTTAAAGTGTTCCAGGAGTTTCTGGAAGTAAGGTCTAACCAGGAGGTTCATTTTGAACTGGGCAGGGCTTTAGTTGGACAATGTTCTTCACTGATCAGCAAGGTGCTTTATGTAAAAAACGGAAAGAAAAAGAACTTTATCATTCTGGATGCCGGAATGACGGAATTAATGAGGCCGGCTTTATATCAGGCTTACCATAAAATTGAAAACATTTCTAAGCTTGCTTTGGAAGATTCGGTAAAATATGATGTGGTTGGCCCGATTTGCGAAAGCACAGATTGCTTTGGCAAAGAGGTCGAATTGCCAGAAACCTTACGTGGAGACCTGATTGCTTTGCGCAGTACAGGTGCTTATGGAGAGGTCATGGCTTCGCATTATAATTTAAGAGAGAACATCGTTTCTGTATACGATACGGAAGGATAAAGGCTTGTTCGGCTTTGCTTTCAGGAATTGGCAGTTTTTGCTTTAATGTTGCTGAATAATAGCTGATTAATATAATTCTGGTTAAAAAAGAAGGTATTACTACTCAAAGGCTGGAACCTTTGCCCTGAAGGGGGCAAAATTCCTATGCCTTTTCCTAGAATACCTTCTTTTTTTTTTGAAATTAAGTGTCAAAATCAGGCACAATGAATCATCGTCAAAATAGAAATCCTGCATGGGTACGCCATTAAGAAGGCAATATACCTGTGCAGGATTTTAAAAAAAAGAGGTGTTTCTTTGAGGACGTTCGAATATTTGCCCTTCAGCAAAGATTCGGGGACGAAAAGAGATTCCTCTTTTTTTAAAACTAAATTTTATTTGAATTTCAGCTATAGAAGTACTACTATTTAAGCAGTCTTTTCTTTTATTCTTCGAAAAAGTCGATCAGACCACCGAAATAGTATTCGGTTAATCCTGCGGTGAATTCGTCGTAATCTTCGTCAGGGATATTCGTTTGCACGAATTCCAGCGAAGTTCCTTTTTTGTCTTCATGCAGTTTAATGGTCACGATAGAAGGTTCATTTTCTTCTCCGAAATACCATTGCTGAACGATCTTTTTGCCGTATTCCAATTCCAGGTTTTTACCTACGATATCGCCATCCCAAAAAGAGAATTCTGTGTTTACTTCTTCTGTAAATTCCGCTTCTGCACCTGTCCACAGCTGGATGCTTTGCGCCTTTGTCATCGCCCAATACACCTCTTCAGGAGGAGCAGGGAGGGAATAATATTTTTTAAATGTTTTCATTGCTGGCGCAAATATAGGTTATTTGAATGCGTTTATTCCAGTCACATCCATTCCGGTGATCAATAAGTGAATGTCATGTGTTCCTTCATAGGTCACTACAGATTCTAAGTTCATCATGTGTCTCATGATCGAGTATTCTCCGGTGATTCCCATTCCACCTAACATTTGTCGGGCATTACGGGCGATATCCAATGCGATTTCTACACTGTTTCTCTTGGCCATAGAGATTTGTTCTGCAGTGGCTCTGTTTTCACTTTTCAAGACACCTAAACGCCATACCAGCAATTGTGCTTTTGTAATTTCAGTCACCATTTCGGCTAATTTCTTTTGCTGCAACTGGAATCCGCCGATAGGTTTACCGAATTGTACGCGTTCTTTGGAATAACGCAATGCGGTATCATAGCAGTCCATTGCAGCACCCAATGCGCCCCAGGCAATGCCATAGCGTGCCTGGTTTAAGCAACCCAATGGTCCCTTTAATCCACTGATTTCCGGGAAAAGGTTTTCTTTGGGAACTTTCACATTGTCAAATACCAGCTCGCCGGTAGCGGAAGCCCTTAAGCTCCATTTGTTATGTGTTTCCGGAGTGCTGAAGCCTTCCATTCCTCTTTCTACGACTAATCCTCTGATTTTGCCGGATTCATCTTTTGCCCATACCACAGCGATATCTGCAAAAGGAGCGTTGGAGATCCACATCTTTGCGCCATTCAACAGGTAATGGTCGCCTTTGTCTTTTATATTGGTTACCATTCCACCAGGGTTCGATCCATGATCCGGTTCGGTGAGTCCGAAACAGCCCATCAGTTCACCTGTAGCTAATTTTGGAAGGTATTTTTTGCGTTGTTCTTCTGTACCATAAGCGTAGATCGGGTACATGACCAAGGAGCCCTGAACGGAAGCGGTCGACCTGATTCCGGAATCACCGCGTTCGATTTCCTGCATCAGGATTCCGTAGGCAATGTAATCCAGTCCGGCGCCACCATATTCTACAGGGATGGTCGGTCCAAAAGCACCAATTTCTCCCAGCCCTTTGATCAGGTGTTTAGGGAATTCTGCCCTTTGTGCATAGTCTTCAATGATCGGGCTCACTTCTTTCTTCACCCAGTCTCTGGCCGCAGAGCGGATCAGCTTGTGTTCTTCCGTAAGTAATTCGTCGAGTAAATAATAATCAGGAGCTTCGTAAAGGTCTTTTTTGGCAGATTTATTCATTGTTTACACTATATTTGGTTAAGTGATCAGCTGTTGCTTTTGTTTGAAACGGGATTTTTTCAAAGCCCTTTGCTTCAAAGGTAATAATTTCGGGGAATGGCTGGTAAAAACCGTCCAAAAAATTAATTTTGCCAAATGAGTTCAGCAAATAGCTATATACAGACCGTTGCGTTAAGAGATGTAAAGTGTTTCGCCCTTCACGGCTGGTACCCGGAAGAGCATTTAACCGGGATTTACTTTTTGGTAGATGTGGTGGTCACTTTTGTCCATACCGGAGATACGGAAAACCTGAACCATACGGTGAATTATGAAGTGATCAATACCATCATTCTGGAGGAAATGCAAAACACGCAGAAGATGCTGGAAACGGTGGTGAAGCGGATTCTGGACCGTGTGATTGCCCATTATCCTTTTGTGTTGACTGCCCAGGCAGGGATTCGAAAAATGAACCCGCCAATGCCGGGGGAAGTTGGCCATTCTTTCGTTCAGCTGAGCTATACTGCTCCTGAAAAGCAAGCTTAAATCCTTTTAAATTACCCTCCTTTAAAGATTAAAAAAACCAAATATATAATGGAATACACTAAAATAACTTCAGAATTGCTGGAGCTGATCAAAACAGCTGTTGGTGCAGAAAGTGTTTTTACGGATGAAGATTCTTTAAACACTTATTGTCATGACGAAACTGAAGATTTGAAATATTACCCTGAAGTAGTGGTTAAACCTAAAGATACTGCTTCAGTGGCTGCCTTATTAAAATTATGTAATGCACATCATGTTCCTGTGACGCCCCGTGGTGGTGGAACGGGTTTGAGTGGGGGCGCATTGCCGGTCTTCGGTGGCGTATTGCTGTCTATGGAGAAGTTTAAAAAAATCATTGACATCGATACAGAAAACCTGCAGGCGGTAGTGGAGCCGGGTGTGATCACCCAGGAATTTATGGATGCCGTTGCTGAAAAGGGATTGCTTTATCCCATTGATCCTTCGAGTAAAGGCTCCTGCTTTATCGGCGGAAATGTAGCGCATGGTTCCGGTGGGCCAAGGGTGGTGAAGTACGGAACGATCAGGGAATACATCCTGAATCTGGAAGTGGTTCTCCCTACCGGAGAGGTAATCTGGACCGGTGCAAATACCCTGAAATATGCTTCGGGTTACAACCTGACACAGTTGATGATCGGTTCTGAAGGTACCCTGGGTGTGGTTACGAAGATTGTGGCCAAGCTGATTCCAAAGGTTCAGCACAGTGTACTCATGATGGCTTCTTTTTCTGAAAATGAACAGGCTTGTGGTGCGGTATCGGCCATCTTTAGGGCAGGGGTGATTCCTTCTGCGCTGGAATTTATGGAAAGAAGGGGAGTGGAATGGGTAATTGAATATGACGACATCAAATTTGACCTTAAAGATGGGGTCAATGCTTTTCTTTTGATCGAATTTGACGGCGATGATATGGATGCCATTTTTAAAGACTGTGAGCGTGTGAATGTCGTACTGGAGGAGTTTGGTTGTACGGATGTGCTTTTTGCAGATACTGCGATGCAAAAGGACGAACTGTGGAAGATCAGGCGCACGATGCCGGAGTCGGTGAAGTCTAACTCTATCTATAAAGAAGAAGATACCGTGGTGCCAAGAGCGGCGTTGCCGAAATTGATTAAAGGAATTAAGGAGATCGGTGGCAGATATGGCTTCGAGAGTGTGTGTTACGGGCACGCAGGGGATGGAAACCTCCACGTGAACATCATTAAAGCAGGGATGAGCGACGAAGATTGGAAAAACAAATTGAAAGAGGGGATTGTCGAGGTATTTGAACTGACCAGTGCATTGGGAGGAACCATTTCCGGAGAGCATGGAATTGGCCTGGTGCAAAAGGATTTTATGCCGATAAAATACAGTGAAATCCACCTGAACCTGATGCGCAGCATTAAAACGGTCTTTGACCCTGCGGGTATACTGAATCCGGGGAAGATCTTTTAAGATTTTTAGCGCTATGATAAGCCTGGGATGGCCGGATTAAATTCGGGCCATCCTTTTTTTATGAGGTTTAATGTCAGAGGAGGGTCAGACCTTGGGGTTTGGGATTGGTTTTTGATGTAGCAAGTTCTATTTTAGAAAAATAATGGATAAAACGAAGATTTTGCTGATCGAAGATACACCGGACCTGGTTTCTGTGATTGTGAGGGGCCTTACTGCTGGGTTACGGTTTATGCCATTTTGATTGCCGTTTTATACGAGAACTTTCACATCACCAGGATCTCTGTTCCGATTGCTGTTCCTACGATTTTAGGGACGGTGATCTCCCTGCTGCTGGCTTTTAAATCCAATCAGGCTTCCGACAGGTGGTGGGAGGCGAGGACCCTCTGGGGAGCAATCGTGAATGATTCCAGAACCTTGACAAGGCAATTGATTACTTTCATTGACGTGCCATTCGGGGCCTCAGATGAGCGGTCATTCTGTGAACGTATGGCGAAAAGACAAATCGCATGGTGTTACAGTCTTAGCCGGTATTTGAGAGGAGAAGATCCACTTTTCCAATTGGAGCGCTTTATCAGCGCGGAGGATCTGGAATACATTAAAAGGTATAGCAATGTTCCATTGGCGCTGCAGGAGTTGCAGGTGAGAGATTTACGGAACGCCTTTAAACTGGGCTGGATCAATGAATTTCAGCAAGTGCAGATCGATAAAACCTTAACTGCTTTTTCAAATGAGATGGGCGGATGTGAACGGATTAAGAATACGGTTTTCCCATCTACCTATGCCGTATACATTCATTTTTCACTGATTCTGTTTATCATGCTTTTGCCCTTTGGCCTGATTGAGTTTTTTGGAATCATTGAAGTCCGCTTGTAATTGCCATCTCCTGTTCTTTTTTCTTAATAGAGAAAATGGCGATTCATCTGCAGGATCCATTTGAGAATAAGCCAACGGATACGCCTACGACTACTATTTGCCGGACGATTGAAAGAGACCTCAAGCAGATGCTGAAAGAAAGTCATAAGCACGATGAAGACCTGAAAGAGAAGTCTGCGCTGAAAGCGTCCAATATCTTTTATATTCTTTAAGCGCTGCGGTAATGAGCCCTGTAAAACGGAGGCCGGTAAAAGAAATCTTTACCGGCTTCTCCATTTTTCGGCCCCTGAGCCGCTTTGTCTATTTATTTTCCAATTGTTCAAAAGAGATCATTCTCGCCTTTTCGTTTTCCGGGATAGGGCATGCCGCTTTTGTATGATAATCGAAGGCAACACAAACGGTTTTTCCTTTACTGCAGGCCACTTCTTTTCCATGTTCGTGTTTGACCAACAGGTATTCCAGATCGAAGCTGCTGTTTCCTATTCTTGAAGTTCTTACATACATGCTGATTTTATCGTCGACCAATATTGGGAGGATGTAATCCAGACTCGCCTGGGCAATGACAACCCCTGTCTTTTTCCAATCCCATTTAATGGCCACGTTCCAGTATTTAGACCTCGCAACTTCAAGATAAGTAAAGTAGACCGCATTGTTCACATGGCCGAACATATCAAAATCTGCAAACCGGGTTTCAATCTCTGTTTTATACTTAAAACTGTCTAAATGGTTGATGATGTCTGCCTTTTTGTCTTGTTGTTTTGGTTTTGTGCGCCATAATGTCTTGAAATTCATAAAAAATAGGGTTGGTATGAGTGTTGATTAGCTGTTTAGTATAAAATTAAAACTTAAATAAAAGGAGAAATAAGCAATGACACTAGTAAAATTTAACAACAGAACCAGAAACACTGCACCTTACTTTAACAACGTATTTGACTCTTTGTTTAGTGAGGCATTAAATAAAAATTTAACTGTAAACAAAGTTCCGGGAGTAAACATTCTGGAGACTGAAGCAGATTACAAAATTGAATTGGCTGCCCCTGGTTTGACAAAAGAAGATTTTCAGATCAACTTAAAGAAAGACACTTTATCGGTATGGGCAGAGAAAAAAGTAAGCGAAACTGATGAGAAAAAAGACTATACCCGCAAGGAATTTGATTATTTCTCTTTCGCAAGATCATTCGTGTTGCCTGAGAGTGTAGATGCAGAAAAAATCGCTGCGGAATACATCAACGGGATTTTAAACATCACGATTGGTAAAAAAGATGAAACTAAGTCGGCTACTAAAGAGATTAAAGTTTCTTAATACAAGGTTTTCATAATTGGTTTGGTTTAAGGTTGTAAGGGCATATCGGGAGATATGTCCTTATTTTTTTGAGGGTGCTCAGAACAGATCTCATTATTTTCAACAATATCAATCTGTAAAGTGTTAAGTCTTGTTTTAATTCATTGCGTTATATGTGCATCTTTATTGTAAATTAAGCGGCAAAAAGAAACTAAATCATTATTACGAAATTACGAACAGAAAAATATGAAACACGGACTTCTAATTGACATGGATGGTGTCATTTACAGCGGTGAAACTTTAATCGAGGGCGCAGATAAGTTTATTGCCAATCTGCTTAAAAACGACATACCCTTTACCTTTATGACCAATAATAGTCAACGTACCCGGCTTGATGTGGTTCGTAAGCTAAAACTTTTGGGCATTGAGGTGACTGAAAAACATGTTTACACCAGTGCTATGGCCACCGGTAAATTCCTGGGTGATCAGGGCGAAAACGGAACGGCTTATGTATTAGGCGAGGGGGGACTGATTACCAGTTTACATGAAAACGGCATTAACCTGGTGAATACTGATCCTGAGTTTGTGGTATTGGGTGAGGGCCGGAATTTTACTTTGGAAATGGTACAACGCGCGGTAGATATGATTCTGGCAGGCGCAAAATTCATCACGACCAATCAGGATCCATCTCCTAAAAAACCAGGATGGAACAACCTCGGTATCGCAGCAACTACGGCAATGATCGAAGAGGCAACCGGCAGGAAAGCTTTTGTAATTGGAAAGCCGAGTCCTGTAATGATGCGTTCGGCCAGAAAGTATCTGGGACTGGAAACTGCAGAGACGACTGTAATAGGGGATACCATGGAGACCGATATACAGGGAGGAGTACAAATGGGTTACAAAACGATATTGGTTTTATCCGGAATTGCAAAAAAAGAAAGTTTAAGTGAGTACGCTTTTAAACCGGATTTAATTGTCGGTTCGGTAGATCAGCTTGAATTCCCTTTGAAATGGTGGTAATGCCATTTTACCGGGAAAACAAGGTACAGCGAGCTTTCTACTGGAATAGGTATTGGCCATATTCAGTGCTGATGATGTTATAAGTTTATCAAAAAATCACTATGTTAAATATAATTTAAAGCTCAGAAGATGGTATTAAGTTATTAATAATCAAAAGAATAGAAATAGAGTTGAAACAAAAGAGCCTATATCATTGATTTATGATACAGGCTCTTTTTGTCTTCAAATTAATCGAAATATAAGTTTATATCGGTAAACAAAGGAGCGATATTACAGTATTCGTGGGTATAAAATTTTCATAGCCTGTACGTCTCCTGTAGTAAAGGCAGTCCATGGAAGTACAACAGAATTCATAACGGAATTAGGATCTACCAGAGGGGGAGTGGTTTGCCATGGATTTGTAGCCTGAATAAATATACCAACATTCTGATCAGTATGGTTTAACCCGATGGTATGACCAAGTTCATGTGTGATTGCAAAAAGTTTTTCACTACTGATCAGGCCGTTGTACTTGCTGTTAATCTCAATGCTTACCCCAGCTCTGCCATTTGATGTTGGGAGATAAGCACGTGCAATCCAATTGGCATTTTCGTAACCCATAAATACCCGGGTATCTGATGCAAAAGCAAAATCTGTTGTAGACATTCCGAGTTCAATACTTCCATCATTACTGACCATGTTGTTCCAATTCGAAGTTGCGCCCTGAACAGCCGTTTTCCATTCAAGTGGTACAGACGGTTCGATATACAACCTGATATTCTTGTGATAAGGGTTTTTGACAATATAATTGTGTCTCCAATGTTCTGTCTGTGGGGAGCCTGCAGGACTTTCGTTTTTTATTCTTGTGGCAACTTCCTCGGCGCTGATGATAATGTCGTGGTCAAGAATAAATTTTCCGTCTTTAAAAACGACATTTTCCGCTTTGAATCCTTGTTTAACAAAATAAGCTATTGAAGATGCCATATCATCTTTTGCATTTGGTGTAGCTGTGGTTTCCTTTTTTTTGCAGGATGAGACAATTGAGGAGAATAGTAAGATGCAAGCGAGCAGGCATACTTTGTTGAAATAGGGTTTAGTGTTCATGGGATGATTTAGTTTAAGTGTGATTTATTTGATTGATTATAGTTAAAGTAAAAATAGATTAATTTATTGTGCTTGTCAAGTGTTTTTTTTTGTTTGGTAAATGTTTGACAAAACAAACTTTTGTAAGCCAATCTGCTCTCTTGTTTGGTGTAGCAGGACTCATTTGATGAGTGGTTAGATCGTCAGACAGGTGGTTCAAAAAAGTCCGTAACTTAAATAAACTTTAGATAAATGAAAACAGGAAATAGTTATTATTAATAAGTCAGGTGTTTTTTGATCAAAAAGGAATGGAGTAGCGTGTTCGAAGCTACTGCAGCTTCAATTTCAAAATCTTCTTTTTTATGGAAAATGACAGGTGAATTGATCTTTCTGATCCGTTGTACCTGGATAAGCAGTTGTTGTCAGGGTTTAACCGGCTGTCGAACGGTTTTAGAATAGAAATAAATACAAGACACAAAAGGCTGTATCATGATTTATGACACAGCCTCTTGAATTATGCTTTACCTGGTGTACGTTTAAGCGTAACCCAGGATTTTTAATACCTGCTTACTGTTTTGCTCTTCACCGAATACCTCAAAGTTGAACGTTTCATCTCTGTTTCTGCGAATGATCACATGTTTAGGACTTGGCAACAAGCAATGGTGAATACCGCCATATCCACTCAGTACTTCCTGATAAGCTCCGGTATTGAAGAAGCCGAGGTATTGTACTTTACGTGTTTTAGGCATGAACACACTGTTCATATGTGCTTCCTGATTGTAGTAATCCTGGCCATCACAAGTGATCCCACCTAAGTTTACCCGTTCATATTCTGCATCCCAGTTGTTGATCGGAAGGAGGATGTATTTTTGGTTCAATGCCCATACATCCGGAAGGTTGGTGATGAATGATCCATCCAGCATCAGCCATTTCTCTCTGTCGTTCTGTTGTTTACGACCCAATACTTTATATAAGATACCAGATGCTTCTGCAACGGTGTATTTACCAAATTCAGTGATGATATCCGGTTCTACCACATCGTGCTCTGCACAGATCTCTTTAATCCTTTTTACGATTTCATTCACCATGTATTCGTAATCGAAATCAAATACCAGGGAGTCTTTAAATGGCATACCGCCACCGATATCTAAAGTATCCAGCTCAGGATTGATCTTTTTAAACTTGCAATACAAGGTCACGTATTTTTCCAGCTCATTCCAGTAGTATGGAGAGTCTGTGATTCCGGAGTTGATAAAGAAGTGAAGTAATTTTACCCTGAAGTTAGGATTGGCCGAGATCTTATTGTTGTAGAAATCGATCACATCTTCCATACGGACCCCTAATCTGGAGGTGTAGAATTGTGAATCCGGCTGCTCTTCTGCCGCGATACGGATGCCCAGATTACAAGGTGTATCCAGTTCTACTTCATCATCGAAAAGATTAAATTCTTCTTTGTTGTCCAGTACAGGGATGATGTTTTTATAGCCATCATGCAACATATCAATGATATACTGTTTGTACTGGTAGGTCTTAAATCCATTACAGATTACGGTGATGTCTTTGGTAAGGGCACCTTTTTTCTCTAATGCCTCAATCATGGGCATATCGAATGCAGATGAGGTTTCCAAATGGATGCCATTTTTCAAGGCTTCTTCAACAATGTGCCTGAAGTGCGAACTTTTAGTACAATAACAATACTTATAATCCCCACGGTAATTGTTCTTGATGATCGCCGTTTGAAATAATAATTTGGCTTGTTGGATTTTCTTACTTATCATTGGGAGGTAAGTGAAACGTAATGGCGTACCATAGGTTTCAATCATCTCCATCAGATTGAGATCTTGAAAATATAATTCGTCGTCTATAACGCTGTAACCTTCCTGAGGAAAACCAACACTTAGATCAAGAAATTCGGAGTAACTCTGCATTTTTTATATTTTTGAACAATTATTTAAAGGAGTAGCAAATTAAAATGAGTTAATTTCGGTTCCAAAGATAAACACTTTATAAAATACACTTGTATTTTTTTTTATGACTAAGACTTTAAAAATTATTGAGGTAAAATCCGAGATCGGCGCCGGCACCCGCGGAGCCAGTTTAGGAGTAGATGCAATTAAGATTGCGGCATTGGATTTTGGGAGCAGATTTTTCAAAAAACACAAATCTGTAGAGGTGCCGAACGAGAACCATTTATTGCTTGAAGGTACCGGGAGCCCCTATGCGAAGCGGATTTCTGGAATTTTGACCATGGTAGAGCGGGTGAGTGAAATGGTGCAAACTACACTTGATGAGAAACAATTTCCAGTGGTTCTGGCAGGTGATCACAGTACTGCCGCCGGGACTATTGCAGGTATAAAAGCAGCCTATCCCAAGTCGAAATTAGGGGTAATCTGGATCGATGCACACTCAGATTTACATTCGCCTTACACTACACCTTCCGGAAATATGCACGGAATGCCGCTTGCGATGGCGCTCGACGAAGATAATTTAGAGTCGAAGGTGAACAAGCTGGATCAGGAGACGATCAACTACTGGTATCAGCTAAAAAACGTGGGAAATATAGCACCTAAGATTAATTATCGCGATCTTGTGCTGATTTCTGCAAGGGACATGGAGAAACCGGAAGAATTTTTACTTAAGAAAAACAAAGTAAAGATCTACACGACGGCGGATGTCCGGAAAAGAGGCGTAGAGCGGACAGTAATCGACACTTTAGTCTACCTTGACCATTGCGACCTGATCTATGTTTCATTTGATGTAGATTCTATGGACCCTACCGCATCCCGCGGAACAG comes from the Pedobacter sp. FW305-3-2-15-E-R2A2 genome and includes:
- a CDS encoding HAD-IIA family hydrolase, giving the protein MKHGLLIDMDGVIYSGETLIEGADKFIANLLKNDIPFTFMTNNSQRTRLDVVRKLKLLGIEVTEKHVYTSAMATGKFLGDQGENGTAYVLGEGGLITSLHENGINLVNTDPEFVVLGEGRNFTLEMVQRAVDMILAGAKFITTNQDPSPKKPGWNNLGIAATTAMIEEATGRKAFVIGKPSPVMMRSARKYLGLETAETTVIGDTMETDIQGGVQMGYKTILVLSGIAKKESLSEYAFKPDLIVGSVDQLEFPLKWW
- a CDS encoding arginase codes for the protein MTKTLKIIEVKSEIGAGTRGASLGVDAIKIAALDFGSRFFKKHKSVEVPNENHLLLEGTGSPYAKRISGILTMVERVSEMVQTTLDEKQFPVVLAGDHSTAAGTIAGIKAAYPKSKLGVIWIDAHSDLHSPYTTPSGNMHGMPLAMALDEDNLESKVNKLDQETINYWYQLKNVGNIAPKINYRDLVLISARDMEKPEEFLLKKNKVKIYTTADVRKRGVERTVIDTLVYLDHCDLIYVSFDVDSMDPTASRGTGTPVAQGLTEREAGKLMSGLITNQKVCCFEIVEVNPTLDRENQMAEHAFEILIKATNAFRNE
- a CDS encoding M57 family metalloprotease, with product MNTKPYFNKVCLLACILLFSSIVSSCKKKETTATPNAKDDMASSIAYFVKQGFKAENVVFKDGKFILDHDIIISAEEVATRIKNESPAGSPQTEHWRHNYIVKNPYHKNIRLYIEPSVPLEWKTAVQGATSNWNNMVSNDGSIELGMSTTDFAFASDTRVFMGYENANWIARAYLPTSNGRAGVSIEINSKYNGLISSEKLFAITHELGHTIGLNHTDQNVGIFIQATNPWQTTPPLVDPNSVMNSVVLPWTAFTTGDVQAMKILYPRIL
- a CDS encoding Hsp20/alpha crystallin family protein produces the protein MTLVKFNNRTRNTAPYFNNVFDSLFSEALNKNLTVNKVPGVNILETEADYKIELAAPGLTKEDFQINLKKDTLSVWAEKKVSETDEKKDYTRKEFDYFSFARSFVLPESVDAEKIAAEYINGILNITIGKKDETKSATKEIKVS
- a CDS encoding thioesterase family protein, with product MNFKTLWRTKPKQQDKKADIINHLDSFKYKTEIETRFADFDMFGHVNNAVYFTYLEVARSKYWNVAIKWDWKKTGVVIAQASLDYILPILVDDKISMYVRTSRIGNSSFDLEYLLVKHEHGKEVACSKGKTVCVAFDYHTKAACPIPENEKARMISFEQLENK
- a CDS encoding arginine decarboxylase; the encoded protein is MQSYSEFLDLSVGFPQEGYSVIDDELYFQDLNLMEMIETYGTPLRFTYLPMISKKIQQAKLLFQTAIIKNNYRGDYKYCYCTKSSHFRHIVEEALKNGIHLETSSAFDMPMIEALEKKGALTKDITVICNGFKTYQYKQYIIDMLHDGYKNIIPVLDNKEEFNLFDDEVELDTPCNLGIRIAAEEQPDSQFYTSRLGVRMEDVIDFYNNKISANPNFRVKLLHFFINSGITDSPYYWNELEKYVTLYCKFKKINPELDTLDIGGGMPFKDSLVFDFDYEYMVNEIVKRIKEICAEHDVVEPDIITEFGKYTVAEASGILYKVLGRKQQNDREKWLMLDGSFITNLPDVWALNQKYILLPINNWDAEYERVNLGGITCDGQDYYNQEAHMNSVFMPKTRKVQYLGFFNTGAYQEVLSGYGGIHHCLLPSPKHVIIRRNRDETFNFEVFGEEQNSKQVLKILGYA